The following coding sequences are from one Cenarchaeum symbiosum A window:
- a CDS encoding succinate dehydrogenase, subunit D (COG2142), protein MRDDNREGIKGMANPRRYGIERIAYWLMRLSGLGLLAYFVGHIYETSSILQGRAGWSEVLEMTQTTEGHILLTIVIGMCVFHTGNGIRVMLGHGGIGVGRPARADYPYPAMSLNARHKIGIYSSIVLAAVAMMYGMAVMFGEMA, encoded by the coding sequence ATGAGGGACGACAACCGCGAGGGGATAAAGGGGATGGCCAACCCCCGGCGGTACGGGATAGAGCGCATAGCGTACTGGCTGATGCGCCTAAGCGGCCTCGGGCTGCTCGCCTACTTTGTGGGGCACATCTACGAGACCAGCAGCATACTGCAGGGCCGGGCCGGCTGGAGCGAGGTGCTCGAGATGACCCAGACGACAGAGGGCCACATACTGCTGACCATAGTAATAGGCATGTGCGTATTTCACACGGGCAACGGGATCCGCGTGATGCTCGGCCACGGCGGAATAGGCGTCGGCAGGCCGGCCAGGGCCGACTACCCGTACCCTGCGATGTCGCTCAATGCAAGGCACAAAATAGGCATATACTCGTCGATCGTCCTGGCCGCGGTCGCCATGATGTACGGAATGGCCGTCATGTTCGGTGAGATGGCATGA
- a CDS encoding succinate dehydrogenase, cytochrome b subunit (COG2009), which yields MAFRAGLALKDMEFVQFHPTGILPSGILITEGARGEGGYLLNNKGERFMKKYAPGKMELAPRDIVSRSIMTEINEGRGFKHETGVDCMKLDLRHIGDEKIKEKLGGIREISIKFSGADPSQEVLDIRPVCHYMMGGIHSDIDGRTELQGVWTAGEAACNSTHGSNRLGANSTSECIVWGKITGELAAEYITGGVPVPQFPYHMVAAEEKRIYDGIFRGNGNVNPYEIRQELTEVMNEKAHVYRDGAGLADGLRRIRQLRDSAWRHTDDRAKEYNTNYINVMEVDSMFRVAEVVLVGAINRRESRGSHARTDYPKRDDVNFLHHTLAYHDPREPLMKTHPVTITRYKPVERKY from the coding sequence ATGGCGTTCCGGGCGGGCCTCGCACTCAAGGACATGGAGTTTGTCCAGTTCCATCCCACCGGGATACTCCCCTCGGGAATACTGATCACCGAGGGCGCGCGCGGCGAGGGGGGCTACCTGCTGAACAACAAGGGGGAGCGCTTTATGAAAAAGTACGCGCCCGGCAAGATGGAGCTTGCCCCGAGGGATATCGTCTCCCGCTCGATAATGACCGAGATCAACGAGGGCAGGGGATTCAAGCACGAGACCGGCGTGGACTGCATGAAGCTCGACCTGAGGCACATCGGGGACGAGAAGATCAAGGAGAAGCTGGGCGGCATCAGGGAGATCTCGATAAAGTTCTCCGGGGCAGACCCGTCGCAGGAGGTGCTCGACATACGGCCAGTCTGCCACTACATGATGGGGGGAATACACTCGGACATAGACGGCCGCACGGAACTCCAGGGGGTGTGGACCGCCGGGGAGGCCGCCTGCAACAGCACCCACGGCTCGAACAGGCTGGGGGCCAACTCCACCTCCGAGTGCATAGTGTGGGGGAAGATCACCGGCGAGCTTGCGGCAGAATACATAACGGGCGGCGTGCCCGTGCCGCAGTTTCCCTACCACATGGTGGCCGCAGAAGAGAAGAGGATCTACGACGGGATCTTCCGCGGGAATGGAAACGTTAATCCGTATGAGATAAGGCAGGAGCTCACGGAAGTCATGAACGAGAAGGCCCACGTGTACAGGGACGGGGCCGGGCTGGCCGACGGGCTCCGGCGGATCCGCCAGCTCAGGGACAGCGCGTGGAGGCACACCGACGACAGGGCCAAGGAGTACAACACCAACTACATCAATGTAATGGAGGTGGACTCGATGTTCCGCGTGGCCGAGGTGGTGCTCGTCGGGGCGATCAACAGGAGGGAGTCCCGCGGCTCGCACGCTAGGACGGACTATCCCAAGAGGGACGATGTGAACTTTCTGCACCACACGCTTGCCTACCATGACCCGCGGGAGCCGCTGATGAAGACGCACCCGGTGACCATAACGCGCTACAAGCCCGTGGAGAGGAAGTACTAA